In Desulfobacterales bacterium, one genomic interval encodes:
- the nifU gene encoding Fe-S cluster assembly scaffold protein NifU has protein sequence MYNKTVMDHFRNPRNVGIIEDADGVGEVGNPLCGDMMTIYLDIEDEKIKEIKFQTFGCGSAIAVSSMLTELAKGKSIAEAKKITNKDVADALEGLPKNKLHCSNLGADALQVAIKNYEDKKAGKPPAELKRKDEHEHSHGEKCYCPYCEIEIMANTSVCEACHSNLKEPH, from the coding sequence ATGTATAATAAGACAGTTATGGATCACTTTCGGAATCCTCGAAATGTCGGGATTATTGAAGATGCAGATGGCGTCGGAGAGGTCGGGAACCCGCTGTGCGGCGATATGATGACCATTTATCTTGATATTGAGGATGAGAAAATCAAGGAAATCAAGTTTCAGACATTCGGCTGCGGCTCCGCCATAGCGGTTTCCAGCATGTTGACCGAACTGGCCAAAGGGAAAAGCATCGCGGAGGCCAAAAAAATTACCAACAAAGATGTGGCCGACGCCCTTGAGGGATTGCCTAAAAACAAGCTGCATTGTTCAAACCTGGGCGCCGATGCCCTTCAAGTCGCCATCAAGAACTACGAGGATAAAAAAGCCGGTAAACCCCCGGCGGAATTAAAGCGCAAAGATGAGCACGAGCATTCCCACGGGGAAAAATGCTATTGCCCTTATTGTGAAATTGAAATTATGGCAAATACATCCGTCTGTGAAGCCTGTCACTCAAACCTTAAAGAGCCTCATTAA
- a CDS encoding cysteine desulfurase family protein, producing MKIIDLDHISANPILPEVKEAMIAAIQMDYANPSSQHTKGEQAAEALEKARESVAKLINCGNPKEMVFTSCGTESINHAIKGVALANAQKGKHIVTSNIEHNAVIRSLRRLKSMGYTITSVSVDEEGRVNPKDIADAITDNTILVSIMHSNNETGTIQPIEEIGKITREKKVIFHVDGVDSVGVVPMDVQKLNVDLLSFASNPFYGPTGVGGLYIRRGTQVWPLLDGGIQENNKRAGTENLIGIVGMGVAADLARLHMAERIAHNTKLKKKLLDELPEYIDEYIINTHPKFSLPNLVSLSVRYIEGESVVLMLDDDGIAVSTRSACATGSLRASHVLLSIGRDHADAQGTLVISFGVDNTEEDITAFLTALKNVVTTLRNISPLYKKVMNNQKK from the coding sequence ATGAAAATAATTGACTTAGACCACATTTCTGCGAATCCGATTCTGCCCGAAGTGAAAGAGGCCATGATAGCGGCCATTCAAATGGATTATGCCAATCCTTCCAGCCAGCACACCAAGGGTGAACAGGCCGCCGAAGCGTTGGAAAAAGCGCGTGAATCGGTTGCGAAACTGATAAACTGCGGCAATCCAAAGGAAATGGTTTTTACTTCCTGCGGAACCGAATCGATTAATCACGCCATTAAAGGCGTTGCCCTGGCCAATGCGCAAAAGGGAAAACACATTGTTACCTCAAACATCGAGCATAACGCTGTGATTCGAAGCCTGCGGCGCTTAAAATCCATGGGGTACACCATTACATCGGTTTCAGTGGATGAAGAGGGGCGCGTCAATCCCAAGGATATCGCCGATGCCATTACGGACAACACCATCCTGGTGTCGATCATGCACAGCAACAATGAAACCGGAACCATTCAGCCCATCGAGGAGATTGGAAAAATAACCAGAGAAAAAAAGGTCATTTTTCATGTCGATGGGGTGGACTCGGTCGGCGTGGTCCCGATGGATGTCCAAAAACTGAATGTGGACCTCCTTAGCTTTGCCTCAAATCCCTTTTATGGTCCCACGGGTGTCGGCGGTCTGTATATCCGCCGGGGAACCCAGGTCTGGCCGCTTCTGGATGGCGGCATTCAGGAGAATAACAAACGGGCGGGCACCGAAAATTTAATCGGCATTGTCGGCATGGGGGTCGCCGCCGATCTGGCCAGGCTCCATATGGCGGAAAGGATTGCCCACAATACAAAATTAAAAAAGAAACTGCTGGATGAACTGCCTGAATATATTGACGAGTACATTATCAACACCCATCCGAAGTTCAGCCTCCCCAATCTGGTGTCGCTGTCGGTTCGTTATATCGAAGGTGAAAGCGTGGTGTTAATGCTGGATGATGACGGCATTGCCGTATCAACCCGGTCTGCCTGTGCCACCGGATCACTGAGAGCATCGCATGTGCTGCTGTCCATCGGGCGCGATCATGCGGATGCCCAGGGTACGCTGGTCATATCCTTTGGGGTGGACAATACCGAAGAAGACATCACTGCCTTTTTAACGGCCCTTAAAAATGTTGTCACAACCTTACGGAACATTTCACCTTTATACAAAAAGGTGATGAACAACCAGAAGAAGTAA
- a CDS encoding secretin N-terminal domain-containing protein, with protein MFVFTKQRLSLFILISVLFISASPDGCYAESAVIPIQYRWASEALPIINPFLSPAGVAIIDERTNALIIVDTPDSIKKIKDFLQHFDQPVKRVRIRLKFNEDQSTREQSLSVGGRISEGQWGVGVGEKKKEGVDVRISDSEGSGRQESEYIVHTTSGSTAFILTGKEIPYRESWRRYCQSSAVCPDSISFQKADSGMEVKTIIVGDRANVEITPRLSNFEPDDRRGIVRYSAAATQLSVPLGQWVTIGGTDKKNSEAFREIIGGGRGSRQSSFSMEMMVETY; from the coding sequence ATGTTTGTTTTCACTAAGCAGCGCCTTTCTCTTTTCATACTCATTTCAGTGCTGTTTATATCTGCAAGTCCTGATGGATGCTATGCTGAAAGCGCCGTTATCCCGATTCAATATCGCTGGGCTTCAGAAGCACTCCCCATCATCAACCCCTTTCTATCGCCCGCCGGTGTCGCCATAATTGACGAGCGCACCAACGCTTTAATCATTGTCGACACTCCGGATAGCATAAAAAAAATAAAAGATTTTCTGCAGCATTTTGACCAGCCGGTTAAACGGGTCAGAATTCGGTTAAAATTTAATGAAGACCAGTCGACCCGGGAGCAAAGCCTTTCGGTTGGCGGCAGGATATCGGAGGGCCAGTGGGGTGTCGGTGTGGGCGAAAAAAAGAAAGAGGGCGTAGATGTCCGGATCAGCGACTCAGAAGGGTCCGGCCGGCAAGAAAGTGAATATATCGTCCATACGACCTCAGGAAGCACCGCATTTATCCTGACCGGCAAAGAAATCCCTTACCGGGAAAGTTGGCGGCGCTATTGCCAAAGTTCTGCAGTCTGCCCGGATTCAATTTCCTTTCAAAAAGCGGATTCAGGCATGGAAGTCAAAACAATCATAGTCGGCGACCGTGCGAATGTTGAGATCACGCCCAGGCTTTCTAATTTTGAGCCTGATGACCGGCGAGGAATCGTTCGATATTCAGCCGCCGCCACTCAATTGTCGGTCCCGCTGGGGCAGTGGGTGACCATCGGCGGAACCGATAAAAAAAATAGCGAGGCTTTTCGGGAGATCATCGGGGGCGGCAGAGGCAGCCGGCAGTCATCTTTTTCCATGGAAAT